One Purpureocillium takamizusanense chromosome 1, complete sequence genomic window carries:
- the pso2 gene encoding DNA cross-link repair protein PSO2/SNM1, variant 2 (BUSCO:EOG09261HQU~EggNog:ENOG503NUC7~COG:L), which translates to MSSPRLLRMKLLPTQAHLYGKKTRRTHNLMSSAALKARLEAEEAGAILSEEFIDDLPDDTAMTESCPICDGNLTGLSADDATRHVNSCLDGNPTPLPKRPRTPPNEAPKVDSSEMSKRFARAAVPRPAQSDPFSQSKSGGGAGSAFSKLMSGNAEDSAWANAAAAEHASRGRPAYERTCPFYKSIPNYNICVDAFRYGAVQGCEAYFLSHFHSDHYIGLTASWKHGPIYCSKVTGSLVKQQLRTASKWVVELEFEKTYPVPGTGATVTMIPANHCPGSSLFLFQKPMSNGPNPRMSRILHCGDFRACPDHVGHPLLKPDVVDSITGKTKQQSINTCYLDTTYLNPRYSFPPQDDVIKACADLCASMSADPNCKDDVWERSQRENGAQAVSKYFQSDKDPATAASADARAGTKQRLLVVCGTYSIGKERICIAIAQALGSKIFATPGKMRICQQLDDPELSSLLTSNPIEAQVHMQSLMEIRAETLHDYLTTYKPHFSRIVGFRPSGWNFRPSNGKAVGANTSPSSIPTQQILHGKGWRTRFGYKDFVAQRGSTKESMCFGVPYSEHSSFRELAMFLMSLRIEKVIPTVNVGSEQSRKRMRAWIDRWTAERRRGGLMIPLIEGKDDEESAELWEGKSGKGGGAWW; encoded by the exons ATGTCGAGCCCGCGGCTGCTCCGAATGAAGCTACTGCCGACACAAGCCCACCTCTACGGAAAGAAGACTCGACGTACGCACAATTTGATGAGCTCGGCAGCTTTGAAG GCACgactcgaggccgaggaggcgggggCAATCCTCAGTGAAGAAttcatcgacgacctgccAGACGATACTGCCATGACGGAGAGTTGCCCCATATGTGACGGCAACCTTACCGGTTTATCCGCGGACGACGCCACACGTCACGTCAACTCATGCCTCGATGGGAACCCTACCCCTTTGCCGAAGCGACCGCGAACCCCGCCTAATGAAGCACCTAAAGTCGATTCCTCAGAGATGAGCAAGAGGTTTGCTCGTGCCGCTgttcctcggccagcgcaaTCCGATCCTTTCTCGCAAAGCAAGAgtgggggcggcgccggttCAGCATTCTCGAAACTCATGTCTGGCAATGCCGAGGACTCGGCCTGGGCCAACGCAGCCGCGGCTGAGCATGCGTCCCGAGGCCGTCCAGCCTATGAGCGGACCTGCCCATTCTACAAGAGCATACCAAACTATAACATCTGCGTCGACGCTTTCCGGTACGGGGCTGTGCAAGGCTGCGAGGCCTACTTCCTGAGCCACTTCCACAGCGACCATTACATCGGTCTCACTGCAAGCTGGAAGCATGGTCCTATATACTGTAGCAAGGTCACGGGTAGCTTGGTCAAGCAGCAATTGCGCACAGCCTCGAAGTGGGTTGTCGAGCTGGAGTTCGAGAAGACATACCCCGTGCCCGGGACAGGAGCCACGGTCACCATGATACCGGCTAATCATTGCCCGGGGAGCTCCCTGTTTCTCTTCCAGAAGCCCATGAGCAATGGCCCTAATCCTCGAATGTCACGAATCCTGCATTGCGGCGACTTCAGGGCCTGCCCAGATCATGTTGGCCACCCACTACTGAAACCTGATGTCGTCGACTCTATCACGGGAAAGACGAAACAACAGTCCATAAACACATGCTATCTGGACACCACATACCTTAATCCCAGGTATTCATTTCCGCCGCAGGACGACGTCATCAAAGCTTGCGCAGACTTGTGcgcgtccatgtcggcggATCCAAACTGCAAAGACGATGTTTGGGAGAGGTCCCAACGGGAAAACGGGGCTCAGGCCGTGAGCAAGTATTTCCAGAGCGACAAAGACCCGGCAACTGCTGCGTCGGCCGATGCCCGTGCTGGGACCAAACAGCGGCTACTGGTCGTGTGTGGGACATACTCCATTGGCAAAGAGCGAATATGTATCGCGATCGCCCAGGCTCTGGGTTCGAAGATATTCGCAACGCCCGGGAAGATGAGGATCTGTCAGCAGCTGGATGACCCTGAGCTCTCGTCCCTCCTGACGTCAAATCCGATCGAGGCCCAAGTCCACATGCAGTCGCTCATGGAGATCCGCGCTGAGACGCTTCACGACTATCTGACAACATACAAACCACACTTCAGCCGCATCGTAGGCTTCCGCCCTAGCGGTTGGAACTTCCGGCCGTCCAACGGGAAGGCGGTAGGGGCGAATACCTCGCCTAGCAGCATACCGACACAGCAGATTCTCCACGGCAAGGGCTGGAGGACGCGCTTTGGATACAAGGACTTCGTGGCGCAAAGGGGGAGCACCAAGGAGTCGATGTGCTTTGGTGTTCCGTACTCTGAGCATAGCAGCTTCCGCGAGCTGGCCATGTTTCTGATGAGCTTGAGGATAGAGAAGGTCATTCCGACCGTGAATGTTGGCTCAGAGCAGTCCCGGAAGCGGATGAGAGCATGGATCGACAGGTGGACAGcagagagaaggagaggTGGGCTGATGATACCGCTCATTGAAGGTaaggatgacgaggagagcgCAGAATTATGGGAGGGCAAGTCGGGCAAGGGTGGAGGGGCCTGGTGGTAG
- the pso2 gene encoding DNA cross-link repair protein PSO2/SNM1 (BUSCO:EOG09261HQU~EggNog:ENOG503NUC7~COG:L), which produces MVTAAKLNRSVTPKKSANGAGFSKKLAKPNASILSFFQKTPKPEDSLFVGTAVATPKDDDLYDVDDQHRFNESDTSIKRRRLSHDEYGTVKTEVADDANPNAALIKEETTGPAKSKSKLNAPFIMESDSEDDCDDDPGPAQDVPREKFTVEAVLEASRRVDVEPAAAPNEATADTSPPLRKEDSTYAQFDELGSFEGMDDLDLDDFEGEELREMKFMREQARLEAEEAGAILSEEFIDDLPDDTAMTESCPICDGNLTGLSADDATRHVNSCLDGNPTPLPKRPRTPPNEAPKVDSSEMSKRFARAAVPRPAQSDPFSQSKSGGGAGSAFSKLMSGNAEDSAWANAAAAEHASRGRPAYERTCPFYKSIPNYNICVDAFRYGAVQGCEAYFLSHFHSDHYIGLTASWKHGPIYCSKVTGSLVKQQLRTASKWVVELEFEKTYPVPGTGATVTMIPANHCPGSSLFLFQKPMSNGPNPRMSRILHCGDFRACPDHVGHPLLKPDVVDSITGKTKQQSINTCYLDTTYLNPRYSFPPQDDVIKACADLCASMSADPNCKDDVWERSQRENGAQAVSKYFQSDKDPATAASADARAGTKQRLLVVCGTYSIGKERICIAIAQALGSKIFATPGKMRICQQLDDPELSSLLTSNPIEAQVHMQSLMEIRAETLHDYLTTYKPHFSRIVGFRPSGWNFRPSNGKAVGANTSPSSIPTQQILHGKGWRTRFGYKDFVAQRGSTKESMCFGVPYSEHSSFRELAMFLMSLRIEKVIPTVNVGSEQSRKRMRAWIDRWTAERRRGGLMIPLIEGKDDEESAELWEGKSGKGGGAWW; this is translated from the coding sequence ATGGTCACCGCGGCCAAGCTCAATCGCTCCGTTACGCCGAAAAAGTCGGCCAATGGCGCGGGCTTTTCCAAGAAGCTCGCGAAGCCGAATGCAAGCATCCTCAGCTTTTTCCAAAAGACTCCCAAGCCCGAAGATTCTCTCTTCGTCGgaaccgccgtcgccactcCAAAGGACGACGATTTGTACGATGTCGACGATCAGCATCGCTTCAACGAGTCGGATACTTCCATAAAAAGAAGAAGATTAAGTCACGACGAGTATGGCACCGTCAAGACAGAGGTCGCTGATGATGCGAACCCCAACGCCGCGCTCATCAAAGAGGAGACCACTGGCCCCGCCAAATCAAAGTCAAAGTTGAATGCTCCTTTTATCATGGAGTCTGACAGCGAAGATGATTGTGACGACGATCCTGGGCCGGCACAAGACGTACCACGGGAGAAGTTCACGGTCGAGGCGGTCTTGGAAGCATCGCGCAGAGTAGATGTCGAGCCCGCGGCTGCTCCGAATGAAGCTACTGCCGACACAAGCCCACCTCTACGGAAAGAAGACTCGACGTACGCACAATTTGATGAGCTCGGCAGCTTTGAAGGTATGGACGACCTCGACTTAGACGACTTCGAAGGCGAAGAGTTGAGGGAAATGAAGTTTATGCGAGAACAGGCACgactcgaggccgaggaggcgggggCAATCCTCAGTGAAGAAttcatcgacgacctgccAGACGATACTGCCATGACGGAGAGTTGCCCCATATGTGACGGCAACCTTACCGGTTTATCCGCGGACGACGCCACACGTCACGTCAACTCATGCCTCGATGGGAACCCTACCCCTTTGCCGAAGCGACCGCGAACCCCGCCTAATGAAGCACCTAAAGTCGATTCCTCAGAGATGAGCAAGAGGTTTGCTCGTGCCGCTgttcctcggccagcgcaaTCCGATCCTTTCTCGCAAAGCAAGAgtgggggcggcgccggttCAGCATTCTCGAAACTCATGTCTGGCAATGCCGAGGACTCGGCCTGGGCCAACGCAGCCGCGGCTGAGCATGCGTCCCGAGGCCGTCCAGCCTATGAGCGGACCTGCCCATTCTACAAGAGCATACCAAACTATAACATCTGCGTCGACGCTTTCCGGTACGGGGCTGTGCAAGGCTGCGAGGCCTACTTCCTGAGCCACTTCCACAGCGACCATTACATCGGTCTCACTGCAAGCTGGAAGCATGGTCCTATATACTGTAGCAAGGTCACGGGTAGCTTGGTCAAGCAGCAATTGCGCACAGCCTCGAAGTGGGTTGTCGAGCTGGAGTTCGAGAAGACATACCCCGTGCCCGGGACAGGAGCCACGGTCACCATGATACCGGCTAATCATTGCCCGGGGAGCTCCCTGTTTCTCTTCCAGAAGCCCATGAGCAATGGCCCTAATCCTCGAATGTCACGAATCCTGCATTGCGGCGACTTCAGGGCCTGCCCAGATCATGTTGGCCACCCACTACTGAAACCTGATGTCGTCGACTCTATCACGGGAAAGACGAAACAACAGTCCATAAACACATGCTATCTGGACACCACATACCTTAATCCCAGGTATTCATTTCCGCCGCAGGACGACGTCATCAAAGCTTGCGCAGACTTGTGcgcgtccatgtcggcggATCCAAACTGCAAAGACGATGTTTGGGAGAGGTCCCAACGGGAAAACGGGGCTCAGGCCGTGAGCAAGTATTTCCAGAGCGACAAAGACCCGGCAACTGCTGCGTCGGCCGATGCCCGTGCTGGGACCAAACAGCGGCTACTGGTCGTGTGTGGGACATACTCCATTGGCAAAGAGCGAATATGTATCGCGATCGCCCAGGCTCTGGGTTCGAAGATATTCGCAACGCCCGGGAAGATGAGGATCTGTCAGCAGCTGGATGACCCTGAGCTCTCGTCCCTCCTGACGTCAAATCCGATCGAGGCCCAAGTCCACATGCAGTCGCTCATGGAGATCCGCGCTGAGACGCTTCACGACTATCTGACAACATACAAACCACACTTCAGCCGCATCGTAGGCTTCCGCCCTAGCGGTTGGAACTTCCGGCCGTCCAACGGGAAGGCGGTAGGGGCGAATACCTCGCCTAGCAGCATACCGACACAGCAGATTCTCCACGGCAAGGGCTGGAGGACGCGCTTTGGATACAAGGACTTCGTGGCGCAAAGGGGGAGCACCAAGGAGTCGATGTGCTTTGGTGTTCCGTACTCTGAGCATAGCAGCTTCCGCGAGCTGGCCATGTTTCTGATGAGCTTGAGGATAGAGAAGGTCATTCCGACCGTGAATGTTGGCTCAGAGCAGTCCCGGAAGCGGATGAGAGCATGGATCGACAGGTGGACAGcagagagaaggagaggTGGGCTGATGATACCGCTCATTGAAGGTaaggatgacgaggagagcgCAGAATTATGGGAGGGCAAGTCGGGCAAGGGTGGAGGGGCCTGGTGGTAG